The following is a genomic window from Helicobacter sp. NHP19-003.
CGCCATCCCCCTCTCTTCTGTGCTTGAAACGGTGCGCATCAGCCAAGATGAGATTTACAGCGTAGATGGCAAGAGCGTGTTACGCCTGCGCGATGAGGTGTTGTCTTTAGTGCGTTTGGCAGATATTTTTAAAGTGGATGCCATTTTAGAAACCTCTAGAGAGGTGTATGTGGTCATCATCGGGTTAGCCGATCAAAAAATCGGACTGATCGTGGATTATCTCATCGGGCAAGAGGAGGTGGTGATCAAATCTTTAGGCTACTACCTCAAAAGCACGAAGGGCATCGCGGGGGCGACGGTGCGTGGGGATGGCAAGATCACCTTGATCGTGGATGTGGGTACGATGATGGAGATGGCAAAAAATGTCAAGGTCAATGTCAATAGCTTGATCAATGAGGCGCAAAACTCGAATGCCAAAAACAACCCCAGCGACTATATTGTGCTCGCCATTGACGACAGCAGCACGGATCGGGCAATGATGCGTAAATCCTTAAAACCTTTAGGTGTAACGGTGCTTGAGGCGACAAACGGCATCGAAGGGCTCGAGATGGTGAAAAACGCCGATAAAATACCCGATGCTGTGCTGGTGGACATTGAAATGCCTAAAATGGATGGTTACGCCTTTGCGGCAGAGGTGCGTAAATACAACAAGTTTAAAAATTTGCCCTTGATCGCCGTAACTTCAAGGGTTACCAAGACCGATCGCATTAGAGGCGTGGAGAGCGGGATGACTGAGTACATCACCAAGCCCTACAGCCCCGAATATTTGGCAAATGTGGTGAAACGCAGCATTAAATTAGAAGACTAAAGGAGCGACCCATGCAACGAGATGCGATGGCATTAAAAGAGCTGTTTGAAAAGCAGAAAAAAGGCGATAAAGATGAAAAGCCCGAAGATAATGAAGAGATTTTACAGTTCATTGGGTTCATCATCGGCAATGAGGAGTATGCGATCCCCATCCTCAATATTTTAGAAATCGTCAAGCCCATCGGCTACACCCGTGTCCCCGAAACCCCTAATTATGTCTTGGGCGTGTTTAACTTAAGGGGCAATGTTTTCCCCTTAATTAGTCTGCGCTTGAAATTTGGCTTGCCCGCTGAGAAACTCAATAAAGACATGCGTTACTTGGTCGTGCGCCACAACGACCAAATTGCCGGCTTTTTCATCGACCGCTTGACAGAGGCGATTCGCATCAAACAATCCGACATTGACCCTGTGCCTGAAACCCTCTTGGAAAACAACCAGCTGATTTTTGGCATCGGCAAGAGGGAGGACAAGTTGGTTTCCATCCTTAAAGTGGAAGAGATCCTTAAAAAAGACTTCTAGGTGCATGTATGCAAGAAAGGGATGTGATGTTTTCTAAATTGGGGATTGGCACTAAGATTATTGTCGGTGTGTGTATAGTGGTTGTGCTGGGGATTATCATCCTAGGGGTGGTGATCAGCAAGCAGGTGAGGACTGTTACACGCAACACCACCATCGAGAACATGCAAAGAAATATCAATGAGAACGCTGCCCGCTTACAAAGGGTGATGAATCGCATGTTTGCAGCCATGAGTGTTTTAGGCGAGAATCTCACCTCCATTGATTTAGCCCACAATGAAAGTGAAAAACAGCGGTTGATCCAAAGGTTTTTAAACGACAATACGCGTGTTCGGCTGATCAGCGTATCCGCTGTGGGCGATCCTAACGGCTCTTACATCGTGCGCAGGGTGGGTGGTAGCCTAGAAACTCTCGTTAAAAAAGATTTTTACAACCCCCAGATCACCCACCAAGTGTTGCAAGATGGCAAGATTCTCAAAACAAAACCCTATTTTAAAGACATCGGTGGACAAAAAGTTTTTGGTTTTGAATTAGCGGTGCCCCTCAACAAAAATGAGAGTGGTAAAACTAAAATAGTGGGGGTGATGATCGCTTTTATCGACATCGATAGTTTTGCCGACATTACCATGCGCAGTAAAAATGACACTTTTGTGATGCAGCAAAACGGATATTTGTTGCTCACATACGACAAAAATATTCAAGGCAAACTCTTGAGTGAAGTCAATCCCGATCCTACAGCAGCACGCCTAGTGGCGATGGTGCATGAAAACAGTTCTGGGGCTATGGATTACCACGCGATCAGCACCAATAAAGACAGTTTCTTGGTTGTCAAATCCTTTGACATATTTAATAAAATCGGTCCTGAGGATTTTAAGTTTAATTGGGCGATTGCGCGGTTTGCGAGCAAAAGCGAAGTCTTTGCAGCAGCCCGTTACTTGCAAAAATTGATTTTCATCATGGGGTTGGTGGTGGTGGTGTTGGTGGCCACCGTCTACATCCTTGTGCGCTCTTTGGTGGGTAACCGCATTGAAGTGGTTTCCAACACCCTGCGCAGTTTCTTTAGATTGCTCAACGATCCTAAAAACAACCAAGATGTGCACATTGTCGAGCCTAAAATGCTCGATGAGATCGGGCATATGCAGCTCTCCATCAACGAGAACATTTTAAAAATACACGAAAACACCAAGACGGACAGCGCCACCATTGAAAACATGCTGGGCGTGGTGCGCCACATTAAGGAGGGCGACTTCACGCAAAGGATCACCGCTACGCCCAATAATCCCGATCTCTTGCAACTCAGAGAACTCTTTAACGATGTCGTGGCGTATTTGCAAGAACATATAGGTTCTTACATGCAAACCATCAACGAGGCCTTTCAACGCTACCGCGCCTTAGATTTCACAAAGGGCATCCCAAACCCTTCTGGAGATGTCGAAAAGTCCATCGATGCTTTGGGGGCTGAGATCACTAAAATGCTGCGCACTTCGCTCGATTTTGCCAGCGCACTCACAAAAGAATCGCAAGGTTTAAAAGCTTGTGTCGATCAGCTCACAAACAGCGCAAACCAGCAAAATAAAAGCTTGCTCCAAACTTCTAAATCGATCGAATCTATCACAGAGAGCATCGCCAGCATTAGCCAAAAAAGCGAAGAGATGATCGCCCAAGGGCAGGACATTAGAAACATTGTAGAGATCATCAAGGACATCGCCGACCAAACCAATTTACTTGCGCTCAATGCCGCCATTGAGGCCGCTAGAGCGGGCCAACACGGGCGGGGCTTTGCTGTGGTCGCCGATGAAGTGCGCAAGTTGGCTGAACGCACCCAAAAATCTTTGGGTGAGATTGAGGCAAATATCAATGTTTTAGTCCAAAGCATTGTTGACACTGCCGAGTCCATTAAGGCACAGAGTCAAAGCGTGGAGGGGATCAACGCCTCTTTGCAAGTTTTTAAAGAGGACACACAAAACAATCTCAGTGCCGCCAGCACTTCTCTAGAGGTGGGCAACAACATCGATCGCATTTCCAAGGATATTTTAGAAGACGCGAACAAGAAGAAATTTTAATGCAGATTCTTAAAAAGGTCTTGTGGGTTTTATTCATCTTGCCTGTGGTTTTGGGCGGGGTTTTTGGGTGCGGGTATGTGTTTTATTTGTGGGAAGAGGCGGACACCGACCTTAAAAAAGTGGTGGATTATAAACCCGATCTCACCACACAGATTTTAGACACAAAGGGGCGGCTGATCGCCAACATTTATGACAAAGAGTTCCGCATTTATGCCCACTTTAATGAAATCCCCCCACGCATGGTGGAGGCATTGCTGGCGGTCGAAGACACCTTGTTTTTCGAACACAATGGTGTGAATTTAGACGCGATCATGCGTGCGTTTATCAAAAATTTACGCAACCAAAAATACGCTGAGGGCGGGAGCACCTTAACCCAGCAGCTCGTCAAAAACATGCTCTTAACAAGGGCAAAGACCCTGGATCGCAAACTTAAGGAAATGGTGCTCGCTTTGAAGTTGGAGCGGATGCTCACCAAAGAGCAAATCCTTGAGCGCTACTTTAACCAAACCTTTTTTGGGCATGGCTTCTATGGAATCAAAACCGCGGCGTTGGGTTACTTTAAAAAGCCCCTAGCTCTTTTGAGCCTCAAAGAAATCGCCA
Proteins encoded in this region:
- a CDS encoding chemotaxis protein CheW; amino-acid sequence: MALKELFEKQKKGDKDEKPEDNEEILQFIGFIIGNEEYAIPILNILEIVKPIGYTRVPETPNYVLGVFNLRGNVFPLISLRLKFGLPAEKLNKDMRYLVVRHNDQIAGFFIDRLTEAIRIKQSDIDPVPETLLENNQLIFGIGKREDKLVSILKVEEILKKDF
- a CDS encoding methyl-accepting chemotaxis protein, with protein sequence MQERDVMFSKLGIGTKIIVGVCIVVVLGIIILGVVISKQVRTVTRNTTIENMQRNINENAARLQRVMNRMFAAMSVLGENLTSIDLAHNESEKQRLIQRFLNDNTRVRLISVSAVGDPNGSYIVRRVGGSLETLVKKDFYNPQITHQVLQDGKILKTKPYFKDIGGQKVFGFELAVPLNKNESGKTKIVGVMIAFIDIDSFADITMRSKNDTFVMQQNGYLLLTYDKNIQGKLLSEVNPDPTAARLVAMVHENSSGAMDYHAISTNKDSFLVVKSFDIFNKIGPEDFKFNWAIARFASKSEVFAAARYLQKLIFIMGLVVVVLVATVYILVRSLVGNRIEVVSNTLRSFFRLLNDPKNNQDVHIVEPKMLDEIGHMQLSINENILKIHENTKTDSATIENMLGVVRHIKEGDFTQRITATPNNPDLLQLRELFNDVVAYLQEHIGSYMQTINEAFQRYRALDFTKGIPNPSGDVEKSIDALGAEITKMLRTSLDFASALTKESQGLKACVDQLTNSANQQNKSLLQTSKSIESITESIASISQKSEEMIAQGQDIRNIVEIIKDIADQTNLLALNAAIEAARAGQHGRGFAVVADEVRKLAERTQKSLGEIEANINVLVQSIVDTAESIKAQSQSVEGINASLQVFKEDTQNNLSAASTSLEVGNNIDRISKDILEDANKKKF